In Brachyhypopomus gauderio isolate BG-103 chromosome 11, BGAUD_0.2, whole genome shotgun sequence, a single genomic region encodes these proteins:
- the slitrk4 gene encoding SLIT and NTRK-like protein 4 isoform X2: protein MLLLVLLAFSISSSFANSDSDLSAETCSACSCMSIENVLYVNCEKITVYRPTQLLPPPSSLYHLNFQNNLLYILYPNSFLNFTHAVSLQLGNNKLQNIEGGAFVGLSALKQLHLNNNELKELRADTFRGIENLEYLQADYNLIKYIEKGAFNKLHKLKVLILNDNLIQSLPENIFRFASLTHLDIRGNRIQKLPYLGVLEHIGRIVELQLDDNPWNCTCDLLPLKAWLENMPYNIFIGEAICETPSDLYGRLLKETNKQELCPMGIGSDFDVRMPPSLPDSGHAASNAPSTIAPLVTKAPKTTNPSKIYGNGIVAGIPVGKNGQIVSYQTRIPPLSCPQPCTCKAHPSDFGISVSCQERNIQSLADLVPKPPNAKKLHLSGNYIRHISPTDFLGFEGLDLLHLGSNQISTIQKGVFGNLTNLRRLYLNGNQLEQLHPEMFLGLSNLQYLYLEYNAIKEVLAGTFDTMPNLQLLYLNNNVLRSLPAYIFAGVSLARLNLKNNHFMTLPVSGVLDQLRSLTQIDLEGNPWECSCDLVALKLWLEKLNDGVAAKEVRCASPVQFASIELRELKNEILCPKLIARPPFILTSATPVVTSMSSAGVGKAPPGGPVPLSIMILSILVVLILTVFVAFCLLVFVLRRNKKPSGRQEVLGSQECGSMPLHLRMHHHKSSKKDDLGGETFIPQTIEHMSKAHTCGIRDSESGFKFADSQRQKMVLRNSTEKDKDTLSLEARKRLSTIDELDEFLPGRDSNMFLNYLENKKDFNSIGYF from the exons ATGCTGCTGCTTGTTCTGTTGGCCTTTTCCATATCGAGTTCGTTTGCTAACTCGGATTCCGACCTCTCGGCTGAGACCTGCAGCGCGTGCTCGTGCATGTCCATCGAGAACGTCCTCTATGTGAACTGTGAGAAAATAACTGTGTACAGACCAACACAGCTGCTGCCCCCGCCGTCCAGCCTCTACCATTTGAATTTCCAGAACAACCTTTTGTACATCCTTTACCCCAactcttttctgaatttcacacATGCCGTCTCCCTCCAGCTAGGCAACAACAAGCTGCAGAATATCGAGGGAGGGGCTTTTGTGGGACTCAGTGCATTAAAACAGTTGCACTTAAATAACAATGAATTAAAAGAGCTCCGGGCTGACACTTTCCGGGGGATCGAGAACTTGGAATACCTCCAGGCTGACTACAATTTAATCAAGTATATTGAAAAGGGAGCCTTCAACAAATTGCATAAGTTAAAGGTTCTAATTCTAAATGACAATCTCATACAGAGCCTTCCAGAGAACATTTTTCGCTTCGCTTCTCTCACGCACTTGGATATACGAGGGAACAGGATACAAAAGCTCCCATATCTGGGAGTCTTGGAGCACATTGGGAGAATTGTGGAGTTGCAGTTGGATGACAACCCGTGGAATTGCACATGTGATTTGTTACCTCTGAAAGCCTGGTTGGAGAATATGCCCTATAACATTTTTATTGGGGAAGCGATATGTGAGACTCCCAGTGATTTGTACGGGCGTCTTTTGAAAGAGACCAATAAGCAAGAACTGTGCCCAATGGGAATTGGCAGTGACTTTGATGTGCGGATGCCCCCGTCCCTGCCAGATAGTGGACACGCTGCATCAAATGCGCCATCCACAATAGCACCCTTAGTTACCAAAGCACCCAAAACTACAAATCCTTCCAAAATTTATGGAAACGGCATTGTTGCTGGTATTCCAGTGGGTAAAAATGGCCAAATTGTGTCCTACCAAACCCGAATCCCGCCCCTATCCTGCCCCCAGCCGTGCACCTGCAAAGCTCACCCATCTGACTTTGGCATCAGTGTCAGCTGTCAAGAACGAAATATCCAGAGCCTAGCTGACCTTGTACCTAAACCTCCAAATGCCAAGAAATTGCACCTCAGTGGTAATTACATTAGACATATCAGCCCCACTGACTTCCTAGGCTTTGAGGGGTTAGATCTGTTACACCTGGGCAGTAATCAAATATCCACCATCCAAAAAGGTGTGTTTGGAAATCTGACCAACCTCCGTAGGTTATACCTCAATGGCAATCAACTTGAGCAGCTTCACCCTGAAATGTTTCTCGGGCTCAGTAACCTCCAGTACTTGTATTTGGAATACAATGCCATAAAGGAGGTGTTAGCAGGAACATTTGACACCATGCCAAATTTGCAGCTCTTGTATCTAAACAACAATGTGCTCAGAAGTCTCCCGGCTTACATTTTCGCTGGTGTCTCTCTTGCTAGACTGAATCTGAAGAACAATCACTTCATGACTTTGCCTGTGAGTGGTGTGCTGGACCAGCTGAGATCGCTCACTCAAATAGACCTGGAAGGCAATCCCTGGGAATGTTCATGTGATTTAGTGGCTTTGAAACTGTGGCTAGAGAAACTCAATGATGGGGTGGCTGCCAAGGAGGTCAGGTGTGCGTCCCCGGTGCAGTTTGCAAGCATAGAGCTGCGAGAGCTGAAAAACGAGATCCTGTGTCCCAAGCTCATTGCTAGGCCTCCTTTTATTCTAACGAGCGCCACCCCCGTGGTCACATCAATGTCATCTGCTGGAGTTGGCAAGGCACCTCCTGGTGGACCAGTGCCCCTGTCCATCATGATCCTGAGCATACTGGTGGTCTTGATCCTCACGGTGTTCGTCGCATTCTGCCTGCTGGTCTTTGTGCTGAGGCGGAACAAAAAACCCTCTGGGAGGCAGGAGGTGCTTGGGAGCCAGGAATGTGGCTCCATGCCTCTCCATCTACGGATGCACCATCACAAATCCAGCAAGAAGGATGACCTTGGCGGAGAGACCTTCATCCCCCAGACCATTGAGCACATGAGCAAAGCCCACACCTGTGGGATCAGAGACTCCGAGTCCGGCTTCAAGTTCGCTGACTCTCAGAGGCAGAAAATGGTCTTGCGTAACAGCACAGAAAAAGACAAGGACACTCTCAGCCTGGAAGCCAGGAAGAGACTAAGCACCATTGATGAGCTGGACGAGTTCTTGCCAGGAAGGGATTCCAACATGTTCCTCAACTACTTGGAGAACAAAAAGGATTTCAACAGTATAGGG TATTTCTAG
- the slitrk4 gene encoding SLIT and NTRK-like protein 4 isoform X1: protein MLLLVLLAFSISSSFANSDSDLSAETCSACSCMSIENVLYVNCEKITVYRPTQLLPPPSSLYHLNFQNNLLYILYPNSFLNFTHAVSLQLGNNKLQNIEGGAFVGLSALKQLHLNNNELKELRADTFRGIENLEYLQADYNLIKYIEKGAFNKLHKLKVLILNDNLIQSLPENIFRFASLTHLDIRGNRIQKLPYLGVLEHIGRIVELQLDDNPWNCTCDLLPLKAWLENMPYNIFIGEAICETPSDLYGRLLKETNKQELCPMGIGSDFDVRMPPSLPDSGHAASNAPSTIAPLVTKAPKTTNPSKIYGNGIVAGIPVGKNGQIVSYQTRIPPLSCPQPCTCKAHPSDFGISVSCQERNIQSLADLVPKPPNAKKLHLSGNYIRHISPTDFLGFEGLDLLHLGSNQISTIQKGVFGNLTNLRRLYLNGNQLEQLHPEMFLGLSNLQYLYLEYNAIKEVLAGTFDTMPNLQLLYLNNNVLRSLPAYIFAGVSLARLNLKNNHFMTLPVSGVLDQLRSLTQIDLEGNPWECSCDLVALKLWLEKLNDGVAAKEVRCASPVQFASIELRELKNEILCPKLIARPPFILTSATPVVTSMSSAGVGKAPPGGPVPLSIMILSILVVLILTVFVAFCLLVFVLRRNKKPSGRQEVLGSQECGSMPLHLRMHHHKSSKKDDLGGETFIPQTIEHMSKAHTCGIRDSESGFKFADSQRQKMVLRNSTEKDKDTLSLEARKRLSTIDELDEFLPGRDSNMFLNYLENKKDFNSIGVSGYEIRYSEKPHDKKRKKSLIGGNHSKIVVEQRKSEFYELKANLQLDPDYLQVREEPTALTKL from the coding sequence ATGCTGCTGCTTGTTCTGTTGGCCTTTTCCATATCGAGTTCGTTTGCTAACTCGGATTCCGACCTCTCGGCTGAGACCTGCAGCGCGTGCTCGTGCATGTCCATCGAGAACGTCCTCTATGTGAACTGTGAGAAAATAACTGTGTACAGACCAACACAGCTGCTGCCCCCGCCGTCCAGCCTCTACCATTTGAATTTCCAGAACAACCTTTTGTACATCCTTTACCCCAactcttttctgaatttcacacATGCCGTCTCCCTCCAGCTAGGCAACAACAAGCTGCAGAATATCGAGGGAGGGGCTTTTGTGGGACTCAGTGCATTAAAACAGTTGCACTTAAATAACAATGAATTAAAAGAGCTCCGGGCTGACACTTTCCGGGGGATCGAGAACTTGGAATACCTCCAGGCTGACTACAATTTAATCAAGTATATTGAAAAGGGAGCCTTCAACAAATTGCATAAGTTAAAGGTTCTAATTCTAAATGACAATCTCATACAGAGCCTTCCAGAGAACATTTTTCGCTTCGCTTCTCTCACGCACTTGGATATACGAGGGAACAGGATACAAAAGCTCCCATATCTGGGAGTCTTGGAGCACATTGGGAGAATTGTGGAGTTGCAGTTGGATGACAACCCGTGGAATTGCACATGTGATTTGTTACCTCTGAAAGCCTGGTTGGAGAATATGCCCTATAACATTTTTATTGGGGAAGCGATATGTGAGACTCCCAGTGATTTGTACGGGCGTCTTTTGAAAGAGACCAATAAGCAAGAACTGTGCCCAATGGGAATTGGCAGTGACTTTGATGTGCGGATGCCCCCGTCCCTGCCAGATAGTGGACACGCTGCATCAAATGCGCCATCCACAATAGCACCCTTAGTTACCAAAGCACCCAAAACTACAAATCCTTCCAAAATTTATGGAAACGGCATTGTTGCTGGTATTCCAGTGGGTAAAAATGGCCAAATTGTGTCCTACCAAACCCGAATCCCGCCCCTATCCTGCCCCCAGCCGTGCACCTGCAAAGCTCACCCATCTGACTTTGGCATCAGTGTCAGCTGTCAAGAACGAAATATCCAGAGCCTAGCTGACCTTGTACCTAAACCTCCAAATGCCAAGAAATTGCACCTCAGTGGTAATTACATTAGACATATCAGCCCCACTGACTTCCTAGGCTTTGAGGGGTTAGATCTGTTACACCTGGGCAGTAATCAAATATCCACCATCCAAAAAGGTGTGTTTGGAAATCTGACCAACCTCCGTAGGTTATACCTCAATGGCAATCAACTTGAGCAGCTTCACCCTGAAATGTTTCTCGGGCTCAGTAACCTCCAGTACTTGTATTTGGAATACAATGCCATAAAGGAGGTGTTAGCAGGAACATTTGACACCATGCCAAATTTGCAGCTCTTGTATCTAAACAACAATGTGCTCAGAAGTCTCCCGGCTTACATTTTCGCTGGTGTCTCTCTTGCTAGACTGAATCTGAAGAACAATCACTTCATGACTTTGCCTGTGAGTGGTGTGCTGGACCAGCTGAGATCGCTCACTCAAATAGACCTGGAAGGCAATCCCTGGGAATGTTCATGTGATTTAGTGGCTTTGAAACTGTGGCTAGAGAAACTCAATGATGGGGTGGCTGCCAAGGAGGTCAGGTGTGCGTCCCCGGTGCAGTTTGCAAGCATAGAGCTGCGAGAGCTGAAAAACGAGATCCTGTGTCCCAAGCTCATTGCTAGGCCTCCTTTTATTCTAACGAGCGCCACCCCCGTGGTCACATCAATGTCATCTGCTGGAGTTGGCAAGGCACCTCCTGGTGGACCAGTGCCCCTGTCCATCATGATCCTGAGCATACTGGTGGTCTTGATCCTCACGGTGTTCGTCGCATTCTGCCTGCTGGTCTTTGTGCTGAGGCGGAACAAAAAACCCTCTGGGAGGCAGGAGGTGCTTGGGAGCCAGGAATGTGGCTCCATGCCTCTCCATCTACGGATGCACCATCACAAATCCAGCAAGAAGGATGACCTTGGCGGAGAGACCTTCATCCCCCAGACCATTGAGCACATGAGCAAAGCCCACACCTGTGGGATCAGAGACTCCGAGTCCGGCTTCAAGTTCGCTGACTCTCAGAGGCAGAAAATGGTCTTGCGTAACAGCACAGAAAAAGACAAGGACACTCTCAGCCTGGAAGCCAGGAAGAGACTAAGCACCATTGATGAGCTGGACGAGTTCTTGCCAGGAAGGGATTCCAACATGTTCCTCAACTACTTGGAGAACAAAAAGGATTTCAACAGTATAGGGGTGAGTGGCTATGAGATCCGTTACTCCGAGAAACCACACgacaaaaaaaggaaaaagtcATTAATAGGGGGCAACCACAGTAAGATAGTCGTTGAGCAACGCAAAAGTGAGTTTTATGAACTAAAAGCAAACCTCCAATTGGACCCTGACTATCTTCAAGTACGAGAGGAACCAACAGCCCTCACTAAATTGTAG